Proteins encoded by one window of Octopus bimaculoides isolate UCB-OBI-ISO-001 chromosome 4, ASM119413v2, whole genome shotgun sequence:
- the LOC106879672 gene encoding pyruvate dehydrogenase E1 component subunit beta, mitochondrial, with the protein MAAVKVGRQLLQLSNVNNVFRRCFNVTAAKPSQMAVRDALNIAIDEEISRDDKVFLMGEEVAMYDGAYKVTRGLWKKYGDARVKDTPITELGFCGIAVGAAMAGLKPICEFMTFNFSMQAIDQIINSAAKTFYMSAGSVSVPIVFRGPNGAASGVGAQHSQCFASWYSQCPGLKVVSPYSSEDAKGLLKSAIRDPNPVVCLENELMYGTPFEMSEESLSPDFLIPIGKAKIERAGNHVTLVSFSKTVGTCLEAAKELENLGVECEVINLRTLRPLDEETIVNSVMKTNHLVTVEGGWPQCGIGAEICARIIESPAFNYLDSPVLRVTGADVPMPYAKVLEEGALPQPFNIIKSVKKCLNIA; encoded by the exons ATGGCAGCAGTGAAAGTAGGACGGCAACTCCTTCAG CTCTCCAATGTCAACAATGTATTTCGAAGATGCTTCAATGTCACAGCGGCCAAACCTTCACAA ATGGCTGTCAGAGATGCACTAAACATAGCCATTGATGAAGAAATTAGTCGAGATGATAAAGTCTTCTTGATGGGAGAAGAGGTTGCTATGTATGATGGAGCATATAAA GTCACTCGAGGGCTGTGGAAGAAATATGGTGACGCCAGAGTGAAGGACACACCTATTACTGAG cttggTTTCTGTGGAATTGCAGTTGGAGCAGCTATG GCAGGACTTAAACCCATCTGTGAATTTATGACCTTCAATTTCTCTATGCAAGCTATTGACCAG ATCATCAACTCAGCAGCTAAAACCTTTTACATGTCAGCTGGCTCT GTAAGTGTCCCCATTGTTTTCCGGGGTCCAAATGGTGCTGCATCTGGTGTGGGTGCCCAGCATTCTCAGTGTTTTGCTTCCTGGTACAGCCAGTGCCCAGGCCTCAAAGTTGTCAGCCCATATTCCTCAGAAGATGCTAAAGGTCTACTAAAGTCAGCTATAAGAGATCCAAATCCTG TTGTCTGTTTAGAAAATGAATTGATGTATGGTACACCATTTGAGATGTCCGAAGAATCCTTGTCACCTGATTTCCTCATCCCTATTGGTAAAGCTAAGATAGAACGTGCAG GTAACCATGTGACATTAGTGTCCTTCTCCAAGACAGTCGGCACATGTTTAGAAGCTGCTAAGGAACTGGAAAACTTAGGTGTTGAGTGTGAG GTGATCAACTTACGTACATTACGTCCTCTAGATGAGGAGACTATTGTGAACTCTGTAATGAAAACAAATCATTTGGTGACAGTTGAAGGAGGTTGGCCCCAATGTGGTATTGGTGCTGAGATTTGTGCAAGGATCATTGAAA gtCCTGCTTTTAACTACCTAGATTCTCCAGTGCTCCGTGTCACAGGTGCTGATGTCCCAATGCCCTATGCCAAGGTGCTGGAAGAGGGAGCTTTGCCACAGCCATTTAATATTATCAAATCTGTGAAGAAATGTCTGAATATAGCATAA